The Planktothrix tepida PCC 9214 genome has a segment encoding these proteins:
- a CDS encoding HpsJ family protein produces the protein MKSKHFSKIPSQSAGFLKLAGVILFWVSVVNIVLLFFPLNVGDLEWQVQFTTQMAEQGIIPILAIALMFCAYGLEDLSGVTADDTQSKFNSLKFWVYLISTILGLIYLLLIPLHFANVFVASNQAIERLNQDAEQAKKQVSEQLQLQQTQMTDLLQNNQKLEEYIASKQLTPEELERLEQFKKNPEALNLQASALNEQFKRDIEERRRQAEMKSKQGSLKSNVRTGVTSLLLASCYLTIGWSGLREGKARKKVRR, from the coding sequence ATGAAATCTAAGCATTTTAGTAAGATTCCCTCTCAATCGGCTGGTTTTTTAAAGCTAGCAGGAGTAATTTTATTTTGGGTTTCGGTTGTTAATATTGTCTTATTATTTTTTCCTTTAAATGTAGGAGATTTGGAATGGCAAGTTCAGTTTACGACTCAAATGGCTGAACAGGGAATTATTCCTATCCTGGCGATTGCCTTAATGTTTTGCGCCTATGGATTAGAAGATTTATCGGGAGTTACAGCCGATGATACACAATCAAAATTTAATAGTTTAAAATTTTGGGTGTATTTAATTTCTACTATTTTAGGCTTAATTTATCTATTATTAATTCCCCTTCATTTTGCAAATGTTTTTGTGGCGAGTAATCAAGCTATAGAACGTCTTAATCAAGACGCTGAACAGGCAAAAAAACAAGTGTCTGAACAGTTGCAACTGCAACAGACTCAAATGACAGATTTATTACAAAATAATCAAAAACTGGAAGAATATATTGCCAGTAAACAACTAACGCCGGAAGAATTAGAACGCTTAGAACAATTTAAAAAGAATCCCGAAGCTTTAAATCTGCAAGCCTCGGCATTAAATGAGCAATTCAAACGGGATATTGAAGAACGCCGTCGGCAAGCTGAAATGAAATCCAAACAAGGAAGTTTAAAATCCAATGTCAGAACTGGCGTAACCAGTTTGCTGTTAGCCAGTTGTTATCTCACCATCGGTTGGAGTGGATTAAGAGAAGGAAAAGCGCGTAAAAAAGTTCGTCGTTAG